The proteins below are encoded in one region of Thermococcus peptonophilus:
- a CDS encoding 1,4-alpha-glucan branching protein: MRGYLTFVLHTHIPYVRKHGKWPFGEEWVFEVISETYIPLLMEFERLRDSGVKFGIGINVTPVLAEQLTDEYMKKAFEEYMERKLKAMEEDLKLGKYDEKAVSYMLNYFKKVYAYWKAINGNIIGKLKELQDQGYVEVITSAATHGYLPLLGRDEAIRAQIANGVATYEKHFGRKPKGIWLPECAYRPEGEWELPGGRKVKRQGIEKFLEEFGLKYFFVESTLIDEGPASKVYGEVPLVETEKTTLRPYWIKGSNVAVFARNRETGHQVWSAHYGYPGDFWYREFHKKAPKSGGQYWRITSKEVDLGEKEFYDPDKAMERVEEHARHFVSLVERLLRDHEEKFGEKGIIVAPYDTELFGHWWFEGVKWLGRVLELLHQRGIETPTLSRFLEKYSGEKHEIELPEGSWGANSDHSTWWNEETEWTWPHIYRAEDRMVAIASRFRGRDKLMDRAIEQLARELLILEASDWQFLITTGQAKEYAKRRVIIHSRDFHRLANELIKYVKTGEFDVKLLEELEERDNPFRPIVVEPYVSENPPELEEYVEPPEVPPEKDDAGEKPKVLTEKATSLALTVKRVKPVRGEARDIKKKAVEASKRGKRKSSKSKKSSRKADASKRVTTGKKTLSNEPSDLLSIKGIGPKTFQKLKRAGVETIEDLKNADIEDLARKTGISTKRLKKFIAQVE; encoded by the coding sequence ATGAGAGGATATCTGACTTTTGTCCTTCACACTCACATTCCCTACGTCAGGAAGCACGGAAAGTGGCCTTTCGGGGAGGAGTGGGTCTTTGAGGTGATAAGCGAGACTTACATCCCTCTGCTAATGGAGTTTGAGAGGCTCAGGGACTCGGGAGTAAAGTTCGGCATAGGGATAAACGTTACGCCGGTGCTGGCAGAACAGTTAACCGACGAGTACATGAAGAAGGCGTTTGAGGAGTACATGGAAAGAAAGCTGAAGGCAATGGAAGAGGACCTGAAGTTAGGGAAGTACGACGAGAAGGCAGTTTCTTACATGCTCAACTACTTCAAAAAGGTTTACGCATACTGGAAGGCAATAAATGGGAACATAATCGGCAAGCTGAAGGAGCTTCAGGATCAGGGCTACGTCGAGGTGATTACCTCTGCCGCGACCCACGGCTACCTCCCGCTCCTCGGAAGGGACGAGGCGATAAGGGCCCAGATAGCCAACGGTGTTGCAACCTATGAGAAGCACTTTGGAAGGAAGCCGAAGGGGATATGGCTTCCTGAATGTGCCTACCGTCCAGAAGGTGAGTGGGAGCTTCCGGGCGGGAGAAAGGTAAAAAGGCAGGGAATAGAAAAGTTCCTTGAGGAGTTCGGGCTGAAGTACTTCTTCGTGGAGAGCACGCTTATTGACGAGGGCCCGGCTAGCAAGGTCTACGGGGAGGTTCCCCTTGTCGAGACTGAAAAAACCACCCTGAGGCCCTACTGGATAAAGGGCTCAAACGTCGCTGTATTCGCCCGCAACAGAGAGACTGGCCACCAAGTATGGAGCGCCCACTACGGCTATCCTGGCGACTTCTGGTACAGGGAGTTCCACAAGAAGGCACCCAAGAGCGGCGGGCAGTACTGGAGGATAACGAGCAAGGAAGTTGACCTTGGCGAGAAGGAGTTCTACGACCCGGACAAGGCGATGGAGCGCGTTGAAGAGCACGCCAGGCACTTCGTCTCGCTAGTTGAGAGACTCCTGAGAGATCACGAGGAGAAGTTCGGCGAGAAGGGCATCATAGTTGCCCCTTACGATACCGAGCTCTTTGGCCACTGGTGGTTCGAGGGGGTTAAGTGGCTTGGAAGAGTTCTTGAGCTTCTCCACCAGCGGGGAATAGAGACACCGACGCTCTCAAGGTTCCTTGAGAAGTACTCAGGAGAAAAGCACGAAATAGAGCTTCCAGAGGGTTCCTGGGGGGCAAACTCCGACCATTCGACATGGTGGAACGAGGAGACTGAGTGGACATGGCCGCACATATACCGCGCGGAGGACAGGATGGTAGCAATAGCGAGCCGCTTCCGCGGAAGGGATAAGCTTATGGACAGGGCGATAGAGCAGCTGGCGAGGGAGCTTTTGATACTGGAGGCAAGCGACTGGCAGTTCCTAATAACGACCGGACAGGCAAAGGAGTACGCCAAGAGGAGGGTTATCATTCACAGCAGGGATTTCCACAGGCTTGCCAACGAACTGATAAAATACGTCAAGACCGGCGAGTTCGACGTTAAGCTCCTCGAAGAGCTTGAAGAACGCGACAATCCTTTCAGACCAATCGTTGTCGAGCCCTACGTCAGCGAAAACCCACCGGAGCTTGAGGAGTATGTTGAACCTCCTGAGGTTCCGCCCGAGAAAGATGATGCTGGGGAGAAACCCAAAGTTCTCACGGAGAAGGCGACTTCTCTGGCTCTAACCGTGAAGAGAGTCAAGCCCGTAAGGGGAGAGGCCAGAGACATCAAGAAAAAGGCCGTCGAAGCCTCAAAGAGGGGGAAGAGAAAGTCCTCAAAATCAAAGAAGTCGTCCAGAAAAGCGGATGCTTCTAAGAGAGTCACGACAGGCAAGAAAACTCTTTCTAACGAGCCTTCAGACCTGCTGTCCATAAAGGGCATCGGTCCGAAGACCTTCCAAAAGCTCAAGAGGGCCGGCGTTGAAACCATTGAAGACCTGAAGAACGCCGACATAGAAGACCTCGCCAGAAAGACCGGCATATCTACCAAGAGATTGAAAAAGTTCATAGCTCAAGTGGAGTGA
- a CDS encoding P-II family nitrogen regulator, translating to MKKVEAILRPEDFETVKKALKSAGYVSLTAYPVQGRGVQGGIPPYDLLPKMKIEIVVPDKDVEDVIGIIVRHARRGTPGDGKIFVLPVYDVVRIRTGERGEEALR from the coding sequence ATGAAGAAGGTTGAGGCAATTCTCAGGCCGGAAGACTTTGAGACTGTCAAGAAGGCGCTGAAGAGTGCGGGCTACGTTTCTTTAACGGCCTATCCAGTTCAGGGGCGCGGCGTTCAGGGTGGTATCCCGCCCTACGACCTTCTGCCGAAGATGAAGATCGAGATCGTTGTCCCAGACAAGGACGTTGAGGATGTCATTGGGATAATAGTGCGGCACGCCAGGAGGGGAACCCCCGGAGACGGCAAGATATTCGTGCTTCCAGTTTACGATGTCGTGAGAATAAGGACCGGGGAAAGGGGAGAGGAGGCCCTCCGCTAA